In Artemia franciscana chromosome 4, ASM3288406v1, whole genome shotgun sequence, a single window of DNA contains:
- the LOC136025788 gene encoding uncharacterized protein LOC136025788: protein MPDVIWADGYGFTTPNNPAQTTLNSVVNLALTQLIDQPTRYRDGQNPTALDLVFTNSPNTVMSIKYLPAIGSSDHNCVIFSVLVSTRPTNMKKRSYTDYDKIREHLSEVDWQSLNVSDNVDDSWFKFKSCFLAVEKQFTSITYTEKTRTLPFLTKEVREGIKSKNKAWKKYKKSKRENHLADFKKCCNKSRNLTRKIIIDYKVNIALSAKTNPKKFWKNVSSSNPNRRRICQLIRSDATVLDSPTDIANCLNAVFATNFSHSVLVSPPPPFPKRNHVHEMPSVVIDADDVLKRLNKLDPNKAWGPDGIHPRLLKEASALVAMPLADIFKMSLKMMMVPADWKSANIVSIFKRGDKNNPENNRPISLTSAISKLLDSIFNDAIINHLEKKWFIVEISTWFQKESFH, encoded by the coding sequence ATGCCAGATGTGATATGGGCTGACGGCTACGGATTCACAACTCCAAACAACCCTGCCCAAACAACTCTGAATTCTGTAGTAAATCTCGCCCTCACTCAACTGATTGATCAACCAACCCGTTATAGAGATGGTCAAAACCCAACTGCACTTGACTTGGTATTTACAAATAGCCCTAACACAGTCATGTCTATTAAATATTTACCTGCAATTGGCTCTAGTGACCACAATTGTGTTATATTTTCGGTGCTGGTTTCCACTAGGCCAACTAATATGAAAAAGAGATCTTATACAGATTATGATAAAATTCGAGAACATTTGTCTGAAGTTGATTGGCAGTCTTTGAATGTTAGTGATAATGTGGATGATTCGTGGTTCAAATTTAAGTCATGCTTTCTTGCAGTTGAGAAGCAATTTACTTCCATAACATACACAGAGAAAACCAGAACATTGCCATTTCTCACTAAAGAGGTAAGAGAAGGCATTAAGAGTAAGAATAAGGCATGGAAGAAATACAAGAAATCAAAACGGGAGAATCATCTTGCTGATTTCAAGAAATGCTGTAACAAGTCGAGAAATCTCACACGTAAAATCATAATTGATTATAAAGTAAATATAGCCCTTAGTGCAAAAACAAACCCTAAAAAGTTTTGGAAGAATGTTTCCAGCTCTAATCCTAATAGACGTAGAATATGCCAGCTTATACGTTCTGATGCTACTGTGCTTGATTCACCCACAGACATCGCAAATTGTTTAAATGCCGTATTTGCCACTAATTTCTCTCATTCAGTTCTAGTGTCTCCTCCTCCTCCTTTCCCAAAAAGAAACCATGTCCACGAAATGCCATCTGTTGTGATTGATGCGGATGATGTTCTCAAGCGCCTGAATAAGTTGGATCCGAACAAGGCCTGGGGCCCTGATGGCATTCATCCACGTTTGCTGAAAGAAGCTTCAGCTCTTGTTGCCATGCCACTGGCTGATATTTTTAAGATGTCCTTAAAGATGATGATGGTACCAGCTGATTGGAAATCGGCCAATATAGTGTCAATTTTTAAGAGGGGAGATAAAAATAACCCTGAAAATAACCGGCCTATTAGTCTCACATCAGCCATTTCTAAACTGCTCGACAGTATTTTCAATGACGCTATTATTAaccaccttgaaaaaaaatggtttattgTCGAAATCTCAACATGGTTTCAGAAGGAGTCGTTCCATTGA